In the Streptomyces formicae genome, one interval contains:
- a CDS encoding amino acid adenylation domain-containing protein → MSQPGLEEILPLSPLQEGMFFHSVYDESAPDLYAVQLVVDLEGPLDRAALRAAAEGLLRRHANLRSSFRYEGVNRPLQLVHREVPVPWNDVDLTPLKEEDRAAEADRVVTEDRGRRLDLSKPPLMRFTLVRIDDDRHRFLLTFHHILLDGWSLPVLWRELFALYNSRGDASKLPHVRPYRDYLAWLQGQDRVAAENAWREALADLEGPTLVAPDAGTVSMVPGQVNVRLSKEVTDRLTDWARDEGLTMGTVLQGVWAVVLSRLTGRDDVVAGVTVSGRPSEIDGVEGMLGLFINTVPMRARLRPSEPMAAFLRRLQETQTRLLPHQHIGLADISKAVGAEGRGGLFDTLTVFENYPSGGGGGASSAALKVTRVDSQDANHYPLSLIGAPGERIWLRLDHRPDLYDEAAARQIMDRAVRALEAVAAAPESPVARITAAAEPGGADTLARDLTGAERAVPDAPLAQLFRDQVLRVPDAPALVHDGGVVTYAELDERANRLAHRLIDEGVRPDSPVVLLLERSPEVPVAVLGALKAGGHYVPLHHSYPLERMRQAVADVGAEVVVTDLATAERAEELGLRTVVVDARDGGSWPSTDPGVTVSPDQAAYTMFTSGSTGRPKGVVVTQRGVAELAFDARWHTGAHERVLMNATLAFDASTYELWVPLLAGHQIVVVPPGEVDVDAVERTVTRHRVTGALLTTALFNLLAEERPGVFAGMRDITTGGDAASAEAFRRVLEHCPGVTVSNLYGPTEITMNATHHAVTDAGALGSVVPIGGPMDNTRLYVLDANLLPVPDGVPGELHVAGAGLARGYAGRTALTAERFVADPFGPPGTRMYRTGDLVRRTADGVLEFAGRADHQVKIRGFRIEPGEVEDTIARHPSVGQTVVLPRLDNADEKRLVAYVVPAAGGEDTLDIEELRAHTAQTLPGYMVPTAYVPLVSLPVLPNGKVNRKALPEPDWDTAVLGRGPRNPREEILCGLFAEVLGVARVGIDEDLFELGGNSLMATRLVSRIRSTLKTELAIRELFEAPTVAALSGVLDRTGGGRTGIRAASPRPTRVPLSFAQQRLWFLHKVEGASPTYNLPVPLRLSGRLDDAALRAALADVVARHEPLRTVFAEDATGPYQKVLPSAPVDVETVPTTEERLRGLLDEAVEHRFELSGEQPLKVWLFRLSETEHVLLLLMHHIAADGWSMPLLRRDLTVAYAARVADRAPEWQPLPVNYGDYALWQREMLGSEDVADSAMSRQLAHWKEELAGLPEELELPADHERPRVASGDGGMLIFDVPEGTHAGLARLARDTRSTLFMVVQAGLAGLLSRLGAGTDIPIGTPIAGRTDDAIGELVGFFVNTLVLRTDVSGDPTFKELIARVRDTDLAAYAHQDVPFERLVEVLNPERSLSRHPLFQVQLSFNNNDQQAAASVQGRLPGLTVSNEPVTVNTAKFDLLFSFAERRGADGTPAGMQASLEYSRDLFGDRTAQSLVDSLLRLLDMAVENPAARVRRIDVLSAEEREQVLTAWNDTGEERPWRSLPELFQERVALVPDTFAVVHEDVADDGTPRGVERLTYAQLNARANQIARLLIDLGVGPETYVAVAMPRSPLQVTAVWGILKTGAAYVPIDPTHPAERVAYMLSDAEPTVVLTSSAVVDLLPGERADHLVLDDPAVRETLGAFADTDVTDAERPPLLPDHPLYVIYTSGSTGLPKPVVMRAGGPANLIAWQDVLLPQSRITAQFAPVGFDVSVQEILSALVYGKTLVQCPEDVRRDAERLVAWLDRHQVQELFAPNLVVEAISDAACERGMDLPALRDIVQAGEALVPSESIRAFHARVPGRRLHNQYGPAETHVVTGCVLPEDAAGWPAAPAMGGPITGVRLYVLDEALRPVAAGRSGELYLAGTGVGRGYLNRPGMTAERFVADPFGTPGGRMYRTGDVVRWTQEGQIRYVGRADFQVKIRGFRIEPGEVEGVLTRHPAVAKAVVLARDEGRGEKRLVAYVVPDASAGESGGAVDDEELAAHVRQSLPDYMVPSAFVTMDAFPLTRNGKLDRRALPDPGLRPASFVHPRTPEEKVLADLFAELLGLPAVSVHDDFFRLGGHSFLATRLVRRVQSDLGVEISVRTVFEASTPAGLARELGSDTSSDPLAPLLPLRPRGDRPALFCVHPGSGTSWSFAGLLTHLDTDQPVYGLQSRGLTEPDEMPGTIKEMAADYIERMRTVQPTGPYAVLGWSFGGLVAHAIAVQLEEQGEEVSVLGIMDTYPPDLEAEAPNWSDAEIIAPLLASGFDFDLTQLAEDRDAVLGRYAAYLDEENSRLAALGEEGLVKSMNAYVHNNRLMKTFDPGVFGGDVLFFTAARPTPGIEHPEEVQERLVPESWRPYVKGTIADHVVDTTHGGMLSEAEAVAAIGRALAQEL, encoded by the coding sequence ATGAGTCAGCCCGGGCTGGAGGAAATCCTGCCGCTGTCCCCGCTGCAGGAAGGGATGTTCTTCCACAGCGTGTACGACGAGAGCGCACCTGACCTGTACGCGGTGCAGCTCGTCGTCGATCTCGAAGGTCCACTGGACCGTGCGGCCCTCAGGGCCGCGGCGGAGGGGCTGCTGCGTCGCCACGCGAACCTGCGGTCGAGCTTCCGCTACGAAGGGGTCAACCGCCCGCTCCAGCTCGTGCACCGCGAGGTGCCGGTGCCCTGGAACGACGTGGACCTCACCCCGCTGAAGGAGGAGGACCGCGCCGCCGAGGCCGACCGCGTCGTCACCGAGGACCGGGGCCGCCGCCTCGACCTGTCCAAGCCGCCCCTGATGCGCTTCACGCTCGTCAGGATCGACGACGACCGTCACCGCTTCCTGCTGACGTTCCATCACATACTGCTCGACGGCTGGTCGTTGCCCGTCCTGTGGCGGGAGCTCTTCGCCCTCTACAACAGCAGGGGCGACGCGTCGAAGCTGCCGCACGTGCGCCCCTACCGCGACTACCTCGCCTGGCTCCAGGGCCAGGACCGGGTCGCCGCCGAGAACGCCTGGCGGGAGGCGCTCGCCGACCTGGAGGGGCCGACGCTGGTCGCGCCCGACGCGGGCACGGTGTCGATGGTGCCCGGGCAGGTCAACGTCAGGCTGTCCAAGGAGGTCACGGACCGGCTCACCGACTGGGCCCGCGACGAGGGCCTCACCATGGGCACCGTCCTCCAGGGCGTCTGGGCGGTGGTGCTCTCGCGCCTCACCGGACGCGACGACGTGGTCGCCGGAGTCACCGTCTCCGGACGGCCCTCCGAGATCGACGGCGTCGAGGGCATGCTCGGCCTGTTCATCAACACGGTTCCCATGCGGGCCAGGCTGCGCCCCTCCGAACCGATGGCCGCGTTCCTGCGACGGCTCCAGGAGACGCAGACCCGTCTGCTGCCCCATCAGCACATCGGCCTCGCCGACATCAGCAAGGCCGTCGGTGCCGAGGGCCGCGGCGGACTCTTCGACACCCTCACCGTCTTCGAGAACTACCCCTCGGGCGGCGGCGGTGGAGCGTCGTCGGCCGCCCTGAAGGTGACCCGGGTCGACAGCCAGGACGCCAACCACTACCCGTTGTCGCTCATCGGCGCGCCGGGCGAGCGCATCTGGCTGCGCCTGGACCACCGCCCCGACCTGTACGACGAGGCCGCGGCACGGCAGATCATGGACCGGGCCGTACGAGCCCTGGAAGCGGTCGCGGCCGCCCCGGAGAGCCCGGTCGCCCGGATCACTGCGGCGGCCGAGCCGGGTGGCGCCGACACGCTGGCGCGGGACCTCACGGGAGCCGAGCGGGCCGTTCCCGACGCCCCGCTCGCGCAGCTTTTCCGCGACCAGGTCCTGCGGGTGCCCGACGCCCCCGCCCTGGTCCACGACGGCGGCGTGGTCACCTACGCCGAACTCGACGAGCGCGCCAACCGGCTCGCGCACCGGCTCATCGACGAGGGCGTGCGCCCCGACTCCCCGGTCGTGCTGCTTCTCGAGCGCTCTCCCGAGGTACCCGTCGCGGTCCTTGGCGCCCTCAAGGCGGGCGGCCACTACGTCCCCCTGCACCACAGCTACCCGCTGGAGCGGATGCGGCAGGCCGTCGCCGACGTCGGCGCGGAGGTGGTCGTCACCGACCTCGCCACGGCCGAGCGCGCCGAGGAACTCGGCCTGCGCACGGTCGTCGTGGACGCGCGGGACGGCGGGTCGTGGCCGTCCACCGACCCCGGCGTGACCGTGAGCCCGGACCAGGCGGCGTACACGATGTTCACGTCCGGCTCCACCGGCAGGCCCAAGGGCGTGGTGGTGACCCAGCGGGGCGTGGCCGAACTCGCCTTCGACGCCCGCTGGCACACCGGCGCCCACGAGCGGGTCCTGATGAACGCCACGCTCGCCTTCGACGCCTCCACCTACGAACTGTGGGTGCCGCTGCTCGCCGGACACCAGATCGTCGTCGTGCCGCCGGGCGAGGTGGACGTGGACGCCGTGGAACGGACCGTCACCCGGCACCGGGTCACCGGCGCGCTGCTGACCACCGCGCTGTTCAACCTCCTCGCGGAGGAGCGCCCCGGAGTCTTCGCCGGGATGCGGGACATCACCACGGGCGGCGACGCGGCGTCGGCCGAGGCGTTCCGCAGGGTCCTCGAACACTGCCCGGGCGTCACCGTGTCGAACCTGTACGGCCCGACCGAGATCACCATGAACGCCACCCACCACGCCGTCACCGACGCCGGCGCGCTCGGGTCCGTGGTGCCCATCGGCGGTCCCATGGACAACACCCGGCTCTACGTGCTCGACGCGAACCTGCTGCCCGTGCCCGACGGCGTGCCGGGAGAGCTGCACGTCGCGGGCGCGGGCCTGGCGCGCGGCTACGCGGGCCGCACGGCCCTGACCGCGGAGCGGTTCGTCGCCGATCCGTTCGGGCCGCCGGGCACGCGCATGTACCGCACCGGCGACCTGGTCCGCCGCACCGCGGACGGCGTCCTGGAGTTCGCGGGGCGCGCCGACCACCAGGTCAAGATCCGCGGGTTCCGGATCGAACCCGGCGAGGTCGAGGACACCATCGCCAGGCACCCCTCGGTCGGCCAGACGGTGGTCCTGCCGCGCCTGGACAACGCCGACGAGAAGCGCCTGGTGGCCTACGTGGTGCCCGCGGCGGGCGGCGAGGACACCCTCGACATCGAGGAGCTGCGCGCGCACACCGCGCAGACCCTGCCGGGCTACATGGTGCCCACCGCGTACGTGCCGCTCGTCTCGCTGCCTGTCCTGCCCAACGGCAAGGTGAACCGCAAGGCCCTCCCCGAACCCGACTGGGACACCGCGGTCCTCGGCCGAGGCCCGCGCAATCCCCGTGAGGAGATCCTCTGCGGCCTCTTCGCCGAGGTGCTCGGAGTCGCCAGGGTCGGCATCGACGAGGACCTCTTCGAACTGGGCGGCAACTCGCTCATGGCCACCCGTCTGGTGAGCCGCATCCGGTCCACCCTCAAGACCGAACTGGCCATCCGCGAACTGTTCGAGGCGCCGACGGTGGCCGCGCTCTCCGGCGTCCTCGACCGCACCGGCGGCGGCCGCACCGGCATCCGCGCCGCCTCGCCGCGCCCGACGCGCGTCCCGCTCTCCTTCGCCCAGCAGCGCCTCTGGTTCCTGCACAAGGTGGAGGGGGCGAGCCCCACCTACAACCTCCCCGTGCCGCTGCGGCTGAGCGGCCGGCTCGACGACGCCGCCCTGCGTGCCGCGCTCGCCGACGTGGTGGCCCGCCACGAGCCGCTGCGCACCGTGTTCGCCGAGGACGCCACGGGCCCGTACCAGAAGGTGCTGCCCAGCGCGCCCGTCGACGTGGAGACCGTGCCGACCACCGAGGAGCGGCTGCGCGGCCTGCTCGACGAGGCCGTGGAGCACCGGTTCGAGCTGAGCGGTGAACAGCCCCTGAAGGTCTGGCTGTTCCGGCTCTCCGAGACCGAACACGTCCTGCTGCTGCTCATGCACCACATCGCGGCCGACGGCTGGTCGATGCCGCTGCTGCGGCGCGATCTGACCGTGGCCTACGCGGCGCGCGTCGCGGACCGCGCCCCTGAGTGGCAGCCGCTGCCGGTGAACTACGGCGACTACGCCCTCTGGCAGCGGGAGATGCTGGGCTCCGAGGACGTCGCCGACTCGGCCATGTCCCGCCAGCTCGCCCACTGGAAGGAGGAGCTCGCCGGGCTGCCGGAGGAGCTCGAACTCCCCGCCGACCACGAGCGCCCGCGCGTCGCGAGCGGCGACGGCGGCATGCTGATCTTCGACGTGCCCGAGGGGACGCACGCGGGCCTCGCCCGGCTCGCCCGCGACACCCGCTCCACGCTGTTCATGGTCGTCCAGGCCGGACTCGCCGGGCTGCTCTCCCGGCTCGGCGCGGGCACCGACATCCCCATCGGCACCCCCATCGCGGGACGCACCGACGACGCCATCGGGGAACTCGTCGGCTTCTTCGTCAACACCCTGGTGCTGCGCACCGACGTGTCGGGCGACCCCACGTTCAAGGAACTCATCGCCCGGGTCCGCGACACCGACCTGGCCGCCTACGCCCACCAGGACGTCCCCTTCGAGCGCCTGGTCGAGGTGCTCAACCCCGAAAGGTCGCTCTCCCGCCACCCGCTCTTCCAGGTCCAGCTGTCGTTCAACAACAACGACCAGCAGGCCGCCGCGAGCGTGCAGGGGCGCCTGCCGGGGCTGACCGTCTCCAACGAGCCGGTCACCGTCAACACGGCCAAGTTCGACCTGCTGTTCTCGTTCGCGGAGCGGCGGGGCGCGGACGGCACACCTGCCGGAATGCAGGCGTCGTTGGAGTACAGCCGCGACCTGTTCGGCGACCGCACCGCGCAGTCCCTCGTGGACAGCCTGCTCAGGCTGCTCGACATGGCCGTGGAGAACCCCGCGGCGCGGGTGCGGCGCATCGACGTGCTCTCCGCCGAGGAGCGCGAGCAGGTCCTCACCGCATGGAACGACACCGGTGAAGAGCGGCCGTGGCGCAGCCTGCCCGAGCTGTTCCAGGAGCGGGTCGCCCTGGTCCCCGACACCTTCGCCGTGGTGCACGAGGACGTGGCCGACGACGGCACGCCCCGCGGTGTCGAGCGGCTGACCTACGCCCAGCTGAACGCGCGGGCCAACCAGATCGCCCGGCTCCTCATCGACCTGGGCGTCGGTCCCGAGACCTACGTGGCCGTCGCCATGCCGCGCTCGCCGCTCCAGGTCACCGCCGTGTGGGGGATCCTGAAGACCGGCGCCGCGTACGTGCCGATCGACCCCACCCACCCGGCCGAGCGCGTCGCCTACATGCTCTCCGACGCCGAACCCACCGTGGTGCTCACCAGCTCGGCGGTCGTGGACCTGCTGCCCGGCGAGCGCGCCGACCACCTGGTGCTCGACGACCCGGCGGTCCGCGAGACGCTCGGCGCGTTCGCGGACACCGACGTCACCGACGCCGAGCGCCCGCCGCTGCTGCCCGACCATCCGCTGTACGTCATCTACACATCGGGTTCGACCGGCCTCCCCAAGCCCGTCGTGATGCGGGCAGGAGGCCCCGCGAACCTGATCGCCTGGCAGGACGTCCTGCTGCCGCAGAGCAGGATCACCGCCCAGTTCGCCCCCGTCGGCTTCGACGTGTCCGTCCAGGAGATCCTCTCCGCGCTGGTCTACGGCAAGACCCTGGTGCAGTGCCCGGAGGACGTACGACGCGACGCCGAACGCCTGGTGGCCTGGCTCGACCGGCACCAGGTGCAGGAGCTCTTCGCGCCCAACCTCGTCGTGGAGGCGATCAGCGACGCGGCCTGCGAACGCGGCATGGACCTGCCGGCCCTGCGCGACATCGTGCAGGCCGGGGAGGCGCTCGTGCCCAGCGAGTCCATCCGGGCCTTCCACGCGCGCGTGCCGGGCCGCCGCCTGCACAACCAGTACGGCCCGGCCGAGACCCACGTGGTGACGGGCTGCGTCCTGCCGGAGGACGCGGCGGGGTGGCCCGCCGCCCCCGCGATGGGCGGGCCCATCACGGGCGTCAGGCTGTACGTCCTCGACGAGGCGCTCCGCCCGGTCGCGGCGGGCCGCTCCGGCGAGCTGTACCTCGCGGGCACCGGCGTGGGCCGCGGCTACCTCAACCGCCCCGGCATGACGGCCGAGCGCTTCGTCGCCGATCCGTTCGGCACGCCGGGCGGACGCATGTACCGGACGGGGGACGTGGTCCGCTGGACCCAGGAGGGTCAGATCCGCTACGTCGGCCGCGCCGACTTCCAGGTGAAGATCCGCGGCTTCCGCATCGAACCGGGCGAGGTGGAAGGGGTGTTGACCCGGCACCCGGCCGTGGCCAAGGCGGTCGTCCTGGCCCGTGACGAAGGCCGGGGCGAGAAGCGCCTCGTCGCCTACGTGGTGCCGGACGCGTCGGCAGGAGAGTCCGGGGGAGCGGTCGACGACGAGGAACTCGCCGCGCACGTCAGGCAGAGCCTGCCGGACTACATGGTCCCCTCGGCCTTCGTGACCATGGACGCCTTCCCGCTGACCCGCAACGGAAAGCTGGATCGCCGCGCGCTGCCCGACCCGGGTCTGCGGCCCGCCTCCTTCGTGCACCCCCGCACACCGGAGGAGAAGGTACTGGCCGACCTCTTCGCCGAGCTGCTCGGCCTGCCGGCGGTCAGCGTCCACGACGACTTCTTCCGGCTCGGCGGCCACTCCTTCCTGGCGACCAGGCTGGTGCGCCGGGTGCAGTCGGACCTCGGGGTGGAGATCTCCGTACGCACGGTCTTCGAGGCGTCCACCCCGGCCGGACTCGCCCGCGAACTGGGCTCCGACACATCGAGCGACCCGCTCGCCCCGCTGCTGCCGCTGCGCCCCAGGGGGGATCGTCCCGCGCTGTTCTGCGTCCACCCCGGCTCGGGCACCAGCTGGTCGTTCGCCGGACTCCTCACCCACCTGGACACCGACCAGCCCGTCTACGGGCTGCAGTCCAGGGGCCTCACCGAGCCGGACGAGATGCCCGGCACGATCAAGGAGATGGCCGCCGACTACATCGAGCGGATGCGCACGGTACAGCCGACCGGCCCCTACGCGGTCCTCGGCTGGTCGTTCGGCGGCCTGGTCGCCCACGCGATCGCCGTCCAACTGGAGGAGCAGGGCGAGGAGGTGAGCGTGCTCGGCATCATGGACACCTACCCGCCGGACCTGGAGGCCGAGGCCCCCAACTGGTCCGACGCGGAGATCATCGCGCCCCTGCTGGCGTCCGGGTTCGACTTCGACCTGACCCAGCTCGCCGAGGACCGTGACGCCGTCCTCGGCCGCTACGCGGCCTATCTCGACGAGGAGAACAGCCGGTTGGCCGCGCTCGGCGAGGAGGGCCTCGTGAAGAGCATGAACGCCTACGTCCACAACAACCGCCTCATGAAGACCTTCGATCCGGGCGTCTTCGGCGGGGACGTGCTGTTCTTCACCGCGGCCCGCCCCACCCCGGGGATCGAGCACCCCGAGGAGGTGCAGGAGAGGCTGGTGCCCGAGTCGTGGCGGCCCTACGTCAAGGGCACCATCGCCGACCACGTGGTGGACACCACGCACGGCGGGATGCTCTCCGAGGCGGAGGCCGTCGCCGCCATCGGCAGGGCGCTCGCCCAGGAGCTGTGA